From Pungitius pungitius chromosome 9, fPunPun2.1, whole genome shotgun sequence, one genomic window encodes:
- the rnf150a gene encoding RING finger protein 150a — translation MAASLIRTCRSLALSTWLLSFCFVHLLCLDFTVAEKEEWYTAFVNITYLDPVTSEVKTEKTECGRYGEQSPKKEARGLVLVPSGLQDRQACDPGVRFPPVPPNAAWVALVAAGNCSFREKIGNVAHYNASAVVIYNVGSGGANDTITMPHPGTGDVVAVMIPEPKGREIAALLEQKILVTLYISVGTRNLQKYVSRTSVVFVSISFIVLMIISLAWLVFYYIQRFRYANARDRNQRRLGDAAKKAISKLQVRTIRKGDKETESDFDNCAVCIEGYKPNDVVRILPCRHVFHKHCVDPWLQDHRTCPMCKMNILKALGIPLNADCLDDVPPDYGMSGGGEYTNPISGASEMTVNESSVVLDPAGRATDPQQLRPDEDTEPRAAESQIIAGCGHQPPPGSDSDTSVILGVEVDMPELDLSMEPELYRAKS, via the exons ATGGCCGCGTCTCTCATCCGAACCTGCCGCAGTCTGGCTCTCTCGACGTGGCTGCTGTCGTTTTGTTTCGTGCACTTGCTGTGCCTGGACTTCACGGtggcggagaaggaggagtggtACACCGCCTTCGTGAACATCACCTACCTGGACCCCGTCACTTCGGAGGTCAAGACGGAGAAGACCGAGTGCGGTCGCTACGGCGAGCAGTCGCCCAAGAAAGAAGCCAGAGGTCTCGTGCTGGTGCCCTCGGGCCTGCAGGACAGGCAGGCGTGCGACCCGGGCGTCCGGTTCCCCCCGGTGCCGCCGAACGCCGCCTGGGTGGCGTTGGTGGCGGCGGGGAACTGTTCGTTCCGGGAGAAGATCGGTAACGTGGCGCACTACAACGCCTCTGCGGTTGTCATCTACAACGTCGGCTCCGGCGGCGCAAACGACACCATAACGATGCCCCATCCAG gTACAGGCGACGTTGTGGCCGTCATGATCCCGGAGCCTAAAGGCCGGGAGATTGCAGCCCTGCTGGAGCAGAAAATCCTGGTCACGCTGTACATCTCCGTGGGGACCCGCAACCTGCAGAAATATGTGAGCAGGACGTCGGTGGTGTTTGTCTCCATCTCCTTCATCGTCCTCATGATCATCTCCCTGGCCTGGCTCGTCTTCTACTACATCCAGAGGTTCCGCTACGCCAACGCGCGAGACCGCAACCAG AGACGTTTGGGAGACGCCGCCAAAAAGGCCATCAGTAAGCTGCAAGTCCGCACCATTAGGAAAGGAGACAAG GAGACCGAGTCAGACTTTGACAACTGTGCCGTTTGCATTGAAGGTTATAAGCCGAACGACGTGGTGAGGATTTTACCATGCAG GCACGTCTTCCATAAGCACTGTGTCGACCCGTGGCTACAAGACCACCGGACGTGTCCCATGTGTAAAATGAACATCCTCAAGGCCTTGGGGATCCCG CTCAACGCGGATTGTTTAGATGACGTTCCTCCAGACTACGGGATGTCCGGCGGCGGTGAATACACCAACCCCATCAGCGGCGCCAGCGAAATGACGGTCAACGAAAGCTCCGTGGTTCTGGATCCGGCCGGGAGAGCGACCGACCCGCAGCAGCTCCGTCCCGATGAAGACACAGAACCTCGGGCGGCAGAAAGCCAAATCATCGCCGGCT GTGGGCACCAGCCTCCACCCGGCAGTGACTCCGACACCTCTGTCATCCTGGGCGTGGAGGTGGACATGCCTGAACTAGACCTTTCCATGGAGCCAGAATTGTACCGGGCCAAATCCTGA
- the znf330 gene encoding zinc finger protein 330 gives MPKKKTGARKKAESRKEREKQTRANRDVIDVAKHPCNFNMDCDKCQRKQKNRAFCYFCNSVQKLPVCAQCGKTKCMKSSDCVIKHPGIHATGMAMVGAVCDFCEAWVCHGRKCLSTHSCVCPLTDADCIECDRAVWDHGGRIFRCSFCHNFLCEDDQFEHQASCQVLQAETYKCISCNRLGQHSCLRCKACYCDDHAKSKVFKQEKGKAPPCPKCGHETQETKDLSMSTRTLKFGRQAGADDDEDDDGASGYDAYWKNLASGGGQRDYGEDDYDDDDDDDEDEEDDEEEEEEEDEEEDKAADSVAALKLDGAA, from the exons ATGCCCAAAAAGAAGACCGGCGCCCGGAAAAAGGCAGAGAGCCGCAAAGAGCGAGAGAAGCAGACCAGAGCCAATCGCGATGTCATCGATGTGGCCAAACACCCCTGCAACTTTAACATG GACTGTGACAAATGCCAGAG AAAACAGAAGAATAGAGCGTTCTGCTACTTCTGCAACTCCGTGCAGAAGCTGCCTGTGTGCGCTCAGTGCG GCAAAACCAAGTGCATGAAGTCATCAGATTGTGTCATCAAACATCCTGGGATCCACGCCACTGGAATGGCCATGGTG GGAGCAGTGTGCGACTTCTGTGAAGCCTGGGTGTGCCACGGCAGGAAGTGTCTGAGCACTcactcctgtgtgtgtcctctgactgACGCAGACTGCATAGAGTGTGACCGCGCTGTTTGGGATCATG GAGGCCGGATCTTCCGCTGTTCCTTTTGCCACAACTTCTTGTGTGAGGATGATCAGTTTGAGCACCAAGCGAGCTGCCAAGTCCTCCAGGCGGAAACATACAAGT GTATTTCTTGTAATAGACTGGGACAACACTCCTGCCTGCGCTGTAAG GCCTGTTACTGTGACGACCATGCCAAGAGTAAAGTCTTCAAACAGGAAAAAGGCAAAGCCCCACCCTGCCCTAAATGTGGACACGAGACGCAGGAGACCAAAGACCTCAGCATGTCCA CTCGCACGTTGAAATTCGGCCGCCAGGCTGGTGccgacgacgacgaggacgacgacggAGCGTCGGGCTACGACGCCTACTGGAAGAACCTGGCATCCGGGGGTGGCCAACGGGACTACGGAGAGGACGACtacgatgatgacgatgacgacgacgaggatgaggaggacgatgaggaggaagaggaagaggaggatgaagaggaggacaaagcGGCAGACTCCGTGGCTGCTCTTAAACTGGACGGAGCTGCCTGA